DNA from Asanoa sp. WMMD1127:
AAAGGACAGGTAGGCCATGGTGCGGCCGGCGTTGGCCTGGAATGGCCCGGCGAGCAGCCGGACGGCGGTCAGCGGGAACGCGTACGCCGAGACACCGGTGTCCGGGCGGGCGGCTGACACGGAGGTGGACAGGGCGGTGGCAGCGGTGGTAGCCACCGCCGTCGCCGCGCCGGCCTTGAGGACGGTCCGGCGCGACAGCGGGGGTCTGTGCATGCGCAGCACCTTTCGCCTGGGGGTTAGTAGCCGTACCGGCTCTTGAGGTGGCGCCACCAGTCGCGCAGCATCCACCGGTCGAACTCGGTGATCGACGAAGCGCTGCCGGCACGCATGATGAAGCCGCCGACACCGCTGGGCGTCCAGTCATAGAAGTCGTCCAGACCGTAGGTGTGGCCGATCTCGTGCAGGAGGATCGTCATGTTCTCGGCGTTGAGGTTGTTCATGTAGTACTCGCGGCCCATCCGCTGACCCCAGTCACCGCCGGCGCCGCCGCCGAAGCCGTCGGTCAGCCAGAGCGAATGGTCGTAGTGCCGTGCGGCGCCGCCCGGGCAGTTCGGGTACTGGCCGCCCTGGTTGAAGAACCGGCCGCACGGCGCGGCGCACTGCGGTGCGTTCTCGCGGATGTCGCCGACGTAGATGTCGACCGAGTTGTCGCTCCACTGCAGCTGCGCCCGGTCGCGCACCGCCCAGCCGACCACCCGCACGGGGACCTCGGTGTAGGGCCAGTTGTTGTGCCCCACCATCGCGTCCATCCACTTGCGATACTGCCGGGCCAACGTGGCGTGCACCTGGTCGCGCTGGGCCGCGGTGACCGGCGCCGACGAGTCCCAGCGGACGCAGTAGTTGATGTGGCCGCGGTTGGCGAACAGCTGGTCCCAGCCGTAGTTGCGGAACCCGTAGAGGTTGCCGTTGTGGTAGGTCTGCTCCTGGTGGGCCCAGACCTGGTTGAGCGGGGTGACCAGGTTGGCCGGCGGGTTCCAGCCGCTGGCCGGCGGCGGAGTGGTCGCGCCGTGGGCCTTGACCTCCAGCAGGCCGACCGATCCGGCTCCACTTTGGAGCGTGATGCGCAGGCGGGTCGTCGACACGGCCGTGAACGTCACCTGGTTGTAGCGGTCGGCCGCGACCGGATAGCCGCTGGCGCCGGTCACGTCGGCGAAGGCGCTGCCGGTCCAGCGCTGCACCCGCCAGGAGGCGGGCACCCGTACGCCGCCGCCGTCGTCGAAGAAGTAGACCTCGACGGCGCGTACGGTCTGGGCGGTGGTCCAGGTCAGCTCGGCCCACTGCTGCCCCTGGTTGGGCCAGGTGCCCCAGCGCGGGTTGGCCGTGTCGTTGGAGCGTGGCGGGTCGATGCCGTCCCTGATGGCCGCGACGCTCTCCCATGGCGACGTGTAGGACGCGCTGGGCGTGGCCGTCCAGGCCAGGTTGTCACCGGGCGCGGCCTGGGCCGGGGCGCCGCCTGTGACGAGCGCGAGCCCGGCCGCCACCAGGATGCTCGCCGTGCTGGCCAGGGCTTTTCGGGTGTTCATGGGGCTCCTCTCCATAGATTGATGAAGATCAATTTCTTAGGCCGGAGTCCGCCCTTGATGGCGGATGCCGGTGTGTTACCCCTTGATGGCGCCCGAGGTGAAGCCCCGGACGTAGCTGCGCTGCATGAACGCGAAGAGGATCAGGCACGGCACGGCCATGAAGACCACGCCGGCCTCGAGCGCCGCGTAGTCGATCGAGCCGTGGCTGGCCGTGCGCATGTTGACGACCGCGAGCGTGGTGGTGAACTTGTCGGTCGAGTTGAGCAGGATCAACGGGGCGAAGAACTCGCTCCACGAGGTCAGAAACGCGAACAGGCCGACGGTGACCAGCCCCGGCCGCACCGCCGGCAGCATGATCCGGACCAGCGTGCCGAGGCTGGCGCAGCCGTCCAGCTGCGCCGACTCTTCCAGTTCGTGCGGTACCGCTTCGAACGAGTTGCGCATCATGAAGATCGAGAAGGGCAGCTGGAACATGATCAGCACCAGGCTGAGGCCGATCAGCGTGTCTTCCAGCCCGAGCCAGCCGAGCAGCACGTAGAGGGCGATCAGGATCGTCGCGTACGGGACCATCAGGATCGCGAGGGTGACCAGGAAGAGCACGTCGCGGCCGGGGAAGCGGAACCGGCCGAACGCGTAGCCGCCCAGCGTCGCGACCAGCAGTGTGCCCCCGACGGTCAGCGTGCTGACCACCACGCTGTTGACCACGTGGTGCGGCCGCACGCCACTGTCGGAGGTGAACAGGCGGTCGTAGTTCTCCAGCCCGAAACCCGAGCCGGTGCGGACCGAGGCCCACCCGCTCCACAGCAGGGGGAACAGGAACAGGATGGCCAGCGCGGCGCTGGTGACCGACCAGCCCAACCGGGAACGGGTCATCGCGTGCTCCTCAGCTGGACCGGCGGCGCAGCACGCCGAGTTGGATGACGTTGAAGAGGACCAGGACCACCAGCAGCACCACCGAGATCCCGGCGGCGGAGCCCAGGTCGAGGCGGATGAAGGCCTCCCGGTAGATCACCATGACCAGCGAGGTGGTGCTGTTGTCGGGGCCGCCGCGGGTCAGGATCCAGAACTGGTCGAACGCCAGCAGCGAGCCGGTCACCATCAGCGTCAGCACGAGCGCGATGGTCGGCCGCAGCAGCGGCAGGGTGATGCCGCGGAACGTCTGCCAGCGGCTGGCGCCGTCGACCCGGGCCGCCTCGTAGATCTCCGGCGGGATCGCCTGCAGGCCGGTCAGCAGGATCAGCATGTTGAACCCCGCGAACCGCCAGAGCACCAGCACGACGGCCGAGCCCAGGGCCGAGTTGGCGCTGCCGCTGGTCCAGGAGACATAGCCGTCGACCAGCCCGACCGCGCGGAGCAGGTCGCTGACCGGGCCGATCTCGTCGCTGAGCAGGCCGAGGAAGAGCAGGGAGGCGCTGGCGAAGCCGACCGCCATCGGCAGGAAGAACGCGGTGCGGAAGAAGCCGACGCCGCGGCGGCGGTGCTGCACCAGCAGGGCCAGACCCAGCGAGACGGCGAACAGCAGCACCGTGATGATCACCGTGTAGTTGACGGTGAACCAGGTCGCCGAGCGGACGAGTTCGTTGTCGCCGATGTCGGTGAAGTTCTCGGGCGCGTTGAACGTCGGCGGGGCCAGCAGCGGCCACTGATGCAGCGACATCCAGCCGACGAGCACGAGCGGCACGAGAAAGAAGAGCGCGACCATGACCGCCGTCGGGCTGGCGTACGCGACCCCGAGCCAGGCGCGCCGGGTCTGGCGCCGCAGCACAGGGCGCCGGCGGGTGGGCGCCGGAGTCGTCCGCTCGGCCGGGCGCGGCGTCGTCACGGTGGTCATCTTCGTCCTCGTGGGTCGGTGGGTGGGGCCTGGCACGGCCTACCGGGCCCCACCCAGGCGTGGGCGGGTCAGCTCTGTTGCAGCGACTTCGTGATGTCGGCGTTGCCGGTGCTCAGCGCCGAAGCGGCGTCACCGAACAGCGCGCCCCGCACCGTCTGCAGCCACGGACTCTGCGGGTCGTTGAAGGACGCGTTGAAGTTCCGGGCGTACGGCGTCTCGCCCTTGGCCATCAGCGAGTTGATCAGCACGACCCGCGGGTCGGCCGACGAGTACTTGTTGGACGCCAGGTCGGTGCGGGTCGGCACGCCCTTGCTCTTGGCGACGACCTCGATCTGCGCCTCGTCGGACATCGTCCAGGCCAGGAAGTCCCAGGCCTGCGCCTGCTTGGTGCTGGTGGCGCCGATGCCGATCGCGTCGCCGCCCACGAAGGTCGACTCGCCCCCGTCGAGACCGGGAATCGGGGCCACGCCCATCTTCACGCCCTTCTCCTCGATCAGGCCGAGCCAGACCGACGGGCCGGGCGCGATGCCGACCTTCCCGTTCTGCAGGGCGCCGAGCCACGTGGGTCCGGCCTCGTCCTTCGACGCCGGCGCGGCCACGCCCTCGTCGTAGAGCACGCGGTAGAGGGCGAAGACGTCCGCCATCTCCTTCGAGTCGATCTTCGCGGTGCTGCCCTCGGCGTCGAGCACGTCGCCGCCCGCCGCCCAGACCGACGGCCAGAAGGTGAACTCGACGCAGCCGCCGCAGTTGCCGCCGAAGTAGGTTCCGTTGACGTCGCCGCCCAGCTTGTCAATCTTGCGGGCGTGGTCGGCGAACTCCTTGAGCGTGGTCGGCGGCTTCTCCGGATCGAGGCCGGCCTTGGCGTAGAGGTCCTTGTTGTAGAGCAGCACCGACATGTCGATGGTGTGCGGCACCGCGTAGTTCTTGCCCTCCCAGGTGGCCGCCTTCACGTGCGCCGGGGCGACCTTGTCCTTGACGTCGAGCGCCCCGAACCGGTCGGTCAGGTCGACCCACAGGCCCTGCGACGCGTACTGCGCGGCGAACACCACGTCGGAGGCGAACAGGTCGGGCAGCGCCCGGGCGCCGGCCGCCGAGGCCAGCTTGGCGGGGTACTCCTCGTTGGGGTAGGCGGTCACCTCCACCTTGTTCTTGTGGGTGGCGTTGTACTTCTCCGCGTACGCCTTGGAGACCGCCTCGGTGGCGGCCCGGGTCCACAGGGTCAGGGTGGCGCCGTCGTCGGCCGAGGCCGCCTGGGTGCCGCCGCCGCCCGCGTCGTCGTCGTTGCCGCAGGCGGCAACCGCGGTCATCAGGAGCGCCGCCGCGGTGACAGCGACGACGCGTCGTGCTCGATATCTAGCCATCGGTGCTCCTTCGCCGAGGGGATGGGACAGTGGGCAGCCAGACCCGCATGGTGGCGGGCCCGCGGCGGGCCCAGCGGTGGTAGGGCAGCAGCCGGATCGGGGTGAGGTCGGGGTCCTCGGTGGCGCCGTCCGGGCGGTCGTAGGGCCAGCCGGCATCAGACGACGCGGCGAACCCGGCCCACACGGTGACGCCGTCGGCGCCGTCGACCGGCGTGCGGCTCTCGTCGACCCGCAGCCGGTCGAGGTCGCCCACGGGCTCGTCCATCGGCGACTCGGCGCAGTAGACGACCGGGCCGCGCTCGACGGCGACACAGCCGCGCACGGCGTCGATCCGCCGGTCGGGCGCGGTGAACCGGGGCGCGACGGGCAGGTGCAGCCGAATCTCGTCGCCGACCGCGAAGGCCCGGCGCACGGTGACGGCGGGTGCGCTCGCCGGCGACGTCACGCCGTCGACCGTGACGGTGGCGCCCTCCGCCCAGGCCGGGACGCGCAGCGTCAGCGGCCACTCGCCGCCGTCGGTCGCGGTGACCCGGATCGTCACGTTGCCGTCGGCCGGGTAGGCCGTGGTCAGCTCCACGGCGACGTGGCGCCCATCGGCCAGCCGGGTGTCGATGGTGGCGTCCGCGTACTGCAGCACCCGCAGCCCTTCGTCGTCGGCCGCGGCCAGATAGGTGCTCAGGCTGGCCAGCAGGCGGGACACGTTGGGCAGGCAGCAGGAGACCTCGAACCAGGGTGCCCGCGGGCCACCGCCGAACCCGAGCTGCTCCTCGTCGTCGGGCAGCGACCGGGTCGGCGTGCGCTGGTGCAGCGTGTGCGCGTAGAAGAAGGCGCGGCCGTCGTCCTCGATGGCGGTCGCGACCACGTTGTAGAGGATGCGTTCGATCACGTCGGCGTAGCGGACCTCGCCGGTGGCCAGCAGCAACCGCCAGGCCACCAGCACGGCCG
Protein-coding regions in this window:
- a CDS encoding carbohydrate ABC transporter permease yields the protein MTRSRLGWSVTSAALAILFLFPLLWSGWASVRTGSGFGLENYDRLFTSDSGVRPHHVVNSVVVSTLTVGGTLLVATLGGYAFGRFRFPGRDVLFLVTLAILMVPYATILIALYVLLGWLGLEDTLIGLSLVLIMFQLPFSIFMMRNSFEAVPHELEESAQLDGCASLGTLVRIMLPAVRPGLVTVGLFAFLTSWSEFFAPLILLNSTDKFTTTLAVVNMRTASHGSIDYAALEAGVVFMAVPCLILFAFMQRSYVRGFTSGAIKG
- a CDS encoding cellulose-binding protein, with the translated sequence MNTRKALASTASILVAAGLALVTGGAPAQAAPGDNLAWTATPSASYTSPWESVAAIRDGIDPPRSNDTANPRWGTWPNQGQQWAELTWTTAQTVRAVEVYFFDDGGGVRVPASWRVQRWTGSAFADVTGASGYPVAADRYNQVTFTAVSTTRLRITLQSGAGSVGLLEVKAHGATTPPPASGWNPPANLVTPLNQVWAHQEQTYHNGNLYGFRNYGWDQLFANRGHINYCVRWDSSAPVTAAQRDQVHATLARQYRKWMDAMVGHNNWPYTEVPVRVVGWAVRDRAQLQWSDNSVDIYVGDIRENAPQCAAPCGRFFNQGGQYPNCPGGAARHYDHSLWLTDGFGGGAGGDWGQRMGREYYMNNLNAENMTILLHEIGHTYGLDDFYDWTPSGVGGFIMRAGSASSITEFDRWMLRDWWRHLKSRYGY
- a CDS encoding sugar ABC transporter permease; the protein is MTTVTTPRPAERTTPAPTRRRPVLRRQTRRAWLGVAYASPTAVMVALFFLVPLVLVGWMSLHQWPLLAPPTFNAPENFTDIGDNELVRSATWFTVNYTVIITVLLFAVSLGLALLVQHRRRGVGFFRTAFFLPMAVGFASASLLFLGLLSDEIGPVSDLLRAVGLVDGYVSWTSGSANSALGSAVVLVLWRFAGFNMLILLTGLQAIPPEIYEAARVDGASRWQTFRGITLPLLRPTIALVLTLMVTGSLLAFDQFWILTRGGPDNSTTSLVMVIYREAFIRLDLGSAAGISVVLLVVLVLFNVIQLGVLRRRSS
- a CDS encoding sugar ABC transporter substrate-binding protein, with protein sequence MARYRARRVVAVTAAALLMTAVAACGNDDDAGGGGTQAASADDGATLTLWTRAATEAVSKAYAEKYNATHKNKVEVTAYPNEEYPAKLASAAGARALPDLFASDVVFAAQYASQGLWVDLTDRFGALDVKDKVAPAHVKAATWEGKNYAVPHTIDMSVLLYNKDLYAKAGLDPEKPPTTLKEFADHARKIDKLGGDVNGTYFGGNCGGCVEFTFWPSVWAAGGDVLDAEGSTAKIDSKEMADVFALYRVLYDEGVAAPASKDEAGPTWLGALQNGKVGIAPGPSVWLGLIEEKGVKMGVAPIPGLDGGESTFVGGDAIGIGATSTKQAQAWDFLAWTMSDEAQIEVVAKSKGVPTRTDLASNKYSSADPRVVLINSLMAKGETPYARNFNASFNDPQSPWLQTVRGALFGDAASALSTGNADITKSLQQS